The following are encoded together in the Bacillus cereus group sp. RP43 genome:
- a CDS encoding WYL domain-containing protein, whose product MNRTDRLLAILIELQRKQTVTAQSLAEKFETSIRTIYRDMDALSEAGVPLFAMPGHGYSLMDGYFLPPIQLTPEEAVTLLLGGDYIEKTFNSSFSVHARSATEKLEVILPTDQQKKVEGLRGAFRFLSPICSNQQAEQEKLESQLFLLQEAIQREQSISFHYRKPRDITKIKRTVHPYGLVNISGIWYIVAHCLLRKQIRNFRLDRMDTLQQEQEFFTKPKDFSLQDYQPKSNRTVTIHLLFSSHIAHKVIESRYFFIDSYEYKDNGFHVFLKSRNIDEVFQWVLSFGSQVQVLEPTILSEKIRDEAKEMLKL is encoded by the coding sequence ATGAATCGGACGGATCGTTTATTAGCCATATTAATTGAATTACAAAGAAAACAAACCGTTACAGCACAAAGCTTAGCTGAAAAATTCGAGACAAGTATACGCACTATTTATAGAGATATGGATGCACTTAGTGAAGCTGGCGTCCCGCTTTTCGCAATGCCTGGCCACGGTTATTCATTAATGGATGGTTATTTCTTACCACCCATTCAACTTACGCCTGAAGAGGCTGTTACTCTTTTATTAGGGGGTGATTATATTGAGAAAACTTTCAATTCTTCTTTTTCTGTACATGCGCGGTCAGCAACAGAGAAACTGGAGGTTATTCTCCCTACTGATCAACAAAAGAAAGTTGAGGGATTACGAGGAGCTTTCCGTTTCCTTTCTCCTATATGTTCAAACCAGCAAGCCGAGCAAGAAAAACTAGAGAGCCAACTTTTCTTGTTACAAGAAGCTATTCAAAGAGAGCAATCTATCTCCTTTCACTATCGTAAACCAAGAGATATTACAAAAATAAAGCGGACCGTTCACCCTTACGGTTTAGTTAATATTTCAGGAATTTGGTACATCGTTGCTCATTGTCTACTTCGAAAACAAATACGTAATTTTCGCTTAGACCGTATGGATACATTACAGCAAGAACAAGAATTTTTCACAAAACCGAAAGACTTTTCTTTACAAGACTATCAACCTAAAAGCAATCGCACTGTTACAATTCATTTATTGTTCTCATCTCATATTGCACATAAAGTTATTGAATCACGATACTTTTTTATAGATTCATACGAGTATAAAGATAATGGGTTTCATGTATTTTTGAAATCAAGAAACATAGACGAAGTATTTCAATGGGTATTAAGCTTTGGGAGCCAAGTACAAGTACTAGAGCCAACAATTCTTTCTGAGAAAATACGTGATGAAGCAAAAGAAATGTTAAAACTTTAA
- a CDS encoding DinB family protein, which produces MNSTTTLEKFESLATYYIEELEQYSLQQFIMKPSTEEWSLGQMYNHLLSATYMQLDAIAKCKTETPSVANKKTDIGEKVYEMGAFPPIQIKIPNHSGYTPENPSCKEEIQERFLKLITAVKNIEPMLASIPNDCKVEHPGLGYLNAAEWFQLISMHFSHHLRQKERLELKVCSV; this is translated from the coding sequence ATGAACAGTACTACCACTTTAGAGAAATTTGAAAGTTTAGCAACGTATTACATAGAGGAATTAGAACAGTACTCTCTCCAACAATTTATAATGAAACCTTCTACAGAAGAATGGTCTCTTGGTCAAATGTATAATCATTTACTTTCGGCTACATATATGCAGTTAGATGCAATCGCGAAATGTAAAACTGAAACACCATCTGTAGCTAACAAAAAAACGGATATAGGTGAAAAAGTATATGAAATGGGCGCTTTCCCTCCTATACAAATAAAAATACCTAATCACTCTGGATACACACCTGAAAATCCATCATGCAAAGAAGAGATACAGGAGCGTTTTCTAAAATTAATTACAGCTGTAAAAAACATAGAACCAATGCTTGCTTCTATTCCAAATGATTGTAAAGTGGAGCATCCTGGACTTGGGTACTTAAATGCTGCAGAGTGGTTCCAGCTCATTTCTATGCATTTTTCACATCATCTTCGTCAGAAAGAAAGATTAGAACTTAAGGTTTGCTCAGTGTAA
- a CDS encoding GNAT family N-acetyltransferase, which yields MIRLAKEVDAESIMNIRKEIILSGSTTKFFIVSPNKLPNDIDLEREKIRKSNEKGNLYIVYEVDSKVVGFLLFNRYELERLRHAGTMGMGIREAYCNQGIGTKLIEFLISWAKEQKGLEKICLGVVSINNRAIKVYKRMGFVEEGRQRKQIKYEDGSYGDDVLMGFYIE from the coding sequence GTGATACGATTAGCAAAAGAGGTTGATGCGGAATCAATTATGAATATTAGAAAGGAAATTATATTATCGGGAAGTACTACAAAGTTTTTCATAGTATCTCCAAATAAATTACCAAATGATATTGATTTAGAAAGAGAAAAGATACGGAAAAGCAATGAAAAAGGTAATCTTTATATAGTTTATGAAGTAGATAGTAAGGTAGTTGGTTTTTTACTTTTCAATCGATATGAACTAGAACGGTTACGACATGCAGGCACAATGGGAATGGGGATTAGGGAGGCGTATTGTAATCAAGGCATTGGTACGAAACTAATTGAATTTCTTATTAGTTGGGCTAAAGAGCAGAAAGGTTTAGAGAAAATTTGCTTAGGCGTAGTTTCTATTAATAATCGGGCGATTAAGGTGTATAAACGTATGGGATTTGTAGAAGAAGGAAGACAAAGAAAGCAAATTAAATATGAAGATGGATCATATGGAGACGACGTGTTGATGGGTTTTTATATTGAATAA
- a CDS encoding PH domain-containing protein encodes MNPILTAAKQLLYKGEVIVSILKCSLTDYMNTHKVPYPGMLFATNRRLLFLGQHKNTLIAEFEYEKIVSIETKRKIFDKKIIFYYEDEYITVGYITSSNIAEFIDLLQRKMQD; translated from the coding sequence ATGAATCCAATTTTAACAGCTGCAAAACAACTACTATATAAAGGTGAAGTTATTGTCTCTATTTTAAAATGTTCACTTACTGACTATATGAATACGCATAAAGTCCCGTATCCAGGTATGTTATTTGCTACTAACAGAAGACTTCTCTTTTTGGGCCAACATAAAAATACATTAATTGCCGAATTTGAGTATGAAAAAATTGTATCTATAGAAACGAAGAGAAAAATCTTTGACAAAAAAATAATATTTTATTATGAAGATGAATATATAACGGTGGGATACATTACAAGTTCAAATATTGCAGAGTTCATAGACTTACTACAAAGAAAAATGCAAGACTAG
- a CDS encoding YIP1 family protein encodes MQASSLMHEELSEKPSILGIFTSPTLQFKRMKNQRNILFPLALLIVLIIISSALMSWNSLNNPALSMFHDKTGFTVPKYITFFTTFGISAVGGIVAILFAPIFYKNIMIFFGVDINYKETFPVIIYASFVLRIGMILNGLIAFSLSGYEISYTGLGAIATDNMILHTIAQRIDIFNMWYYVLLGIGLKTITNLNKDKLIPLIIVLFVFTSLLASMAGFMQEISKP; translated from the coding sequence TTGCAAGCTAGTAGTCTTATGCATGAAGAACTTTCGGAAAAACCATCGATTTTGGGGATATTTACTTCGCCAACACTACAATTCAAAAGGATGAAGAATCAAAGAAATATATTATTCCCACTAGCTCTTTTAATTGTGCTTATTATAATTTCAAGTGCCTTAATGTCTTGGAATTCTTTAAATAATCCTGCACTCAGTATGTTTCATGATAAAACGGGATTTACTGTTCCAAAATACATAACTTTCTTTACCACATTTGGAATTTCAGCAGTCGGCGGAATCGTAGCTATACTTTTTGCACCTATATTCTATAAGAATATTATGATTTTCTTTGGAGTTGATATTAACTATAAAGAAACATTCCCGGTAATTATTTATGCTTCGTTTGTATTAAGGATAGGGATGATTTTAAACGGATTAATTGCATTTTCTCTAAGTGGATATGAGATATCTTATACAGGTTTAGGTGCAATAGCGACAGATAATATGATCTTGCATACAATCGCTCAAAGAATAGATATATTTAACATGTGGTATTACGTTTTATTAGGAATAGGTTTAAAAACGATTACGAATTTAAATAAAGATAAGCTTATTCCTCTTATTATTGTACTTTTCGTTTTCACTAGTTTATTAGCGAGCATGGCTGGATTTATGCAGGAAATATCTAAACCGTAA
- a CDS encoding DUF2087 domain-containing protein, whose product MTESEMKFRDTTIRNFFDKENRLKSIPGQKKKKLVLLEHLISKLNAENQYTEKEINTFIKQYHDDFCTIRREFIVHGFMDREDNVYRVNEREVWRKWEEL is encoded by the coding sequence ATGACCGAAAGTGAAATGAAATTTCGTGATACAACCATTCGTAACTTTTTTGATAAAGAGAATCGTTTAAAATCGATTCCAGGTCAAAAGAAGAAAAAGTTAGTGTTATTAGAACATTTGATTAGCAAATTAAACGCTGAAAATCAGTATACGGAAAAAGAAATTAATACGTTCATAAAACAATATCATGATGATTTTTGTACGATTAGACGAGAATTTATCGTGCATGGGTTTATGGATCGAGAGGATAATGTGTATCGTGTAAATGAGAGAGAAGTATGGAGGAAATGGGAAGAGTTATAA
- a CDS encoding PH domain-containing protein gives MTFHSKIDKFFLFIIFFAIFTIGASTLLPLFFDDEATTTDLYILLSIFFVSSGFLLWSSFSITYTFYENHLFVKGGPFRSKIPYVHITKISKTDNILIGYRILSSKDCYEIFYTSGAWGSVKISPKDPEKFISELQKKCPALK, from the coding sequence ATGACATTCCACTCTAAAATTGATAAATTTTTCTTATTTATTATCTTTTTTGCTATTTTCACCATAGGTGCTTCAACACTGCTTCCTCTCTTCTTTGATGATGAAGCTACTACTACAGACTTATACATTCTACTATCTATTTTCTTTGTATCTTCTGGCTTCCTATTATGGAGTTCTTTTTCTATTACATATACATTCTATGAAAACCACTTATTTGTTAAAGGTGGTCCATTTCGAAGTAAGATTCCGTACGTTCATATAACGAAAATCTCAAAAACAGATAACATTTTAATCGGATATCGTATTCTCTCTTCGAAAGATTGCTATGAAATCTTTTATACATCAGGAGCTTGGGGAAGTGTAAAAATCTCACCAAAAGATCCTGAAAAATTCATATCCGAACTACAAAAAAAATGCCCTGCACTAAAATAA